In one window of Heterodontus francisci isolate sHetFra1 chromosome X, sHetFra1.hap1, whole genome shotgun sequence DNA:
- the LOC137358686 gene encoding ORM1-like protein 2 isoform X3: protein MNVGVAHSEVNPNTRIMNSRGIWLAYLILVGILHVVLLSIPFFSIPVVWTLTHVIHNSAMYWFLHTVKGTPFETPDQGKARLLTHWEQMDYGIQFTSSRKFLTITPIILYMLASFYTKYNVMHFLVNTTSLLTALIPKLPQLHGVRIFGINKY from the exons ATGAATGTTGGTGTCGCTCACAGTGAGGTTAATCCAAACACCAGGATAATGAACAGCCGGGGAATCTGGCTGGCCTACCTCATTTTAGTCGGAATTCTCCACGTCGTCCTGCTGAGCATTCCGTTCTTCAGCATTCCTGTGGTGTGGACCCTCACTCATGTCATCCACAACTCG GCAATGTATTGGTTTCTGCACACGGTTAAAGGAACACCGTTTGAGACGCCAGACCAGGGCAAGGCACGATTACTTACGCACTGGGAGCAAATGGATTACGGGATCCAGTTTACATCGTCACGCAAGTTTCTCACCATCACTCCAATAATTCT GTATATGCTAGCAAGTTTCTACACTAAATATAATGTCATGCATTTCCTGGTGAACACCACATCTTTGCTCACTGCACTCATTCCCAAACTCCCACAGCTGCATGGCGTCCGAATCTTTGGCATCAACAAGTATTGA